The proteins below come from a single Desulfovibrio sp. Huiquan2017 genomic window:
- a CDS encoding C-GCAxxG-C-C family protein, which yields MASDFVKTRLPELFGDGKLLCAESVVQVVAEAGGRECQDLVRAATGFCSGLSRTRGQCGAVSGALLGMGLYAGREKAGGDHEACYALIQEFLSRFDDRFGSINCYELIQCDFADPEDQERYRRENLRRECYRMAVFAAETALSILREHGYLADEDEFVKSRLAP from the coding sequence ATGGCGAGCGATTTCGTAAAGACCCGGCTGCCGGAACTCTTCGGGGACGGGAAGCTCCTGTGCGCCGAATCCGTGGTCCAGGTGGTGGCCGAGGCCGGTGGCCGGGAGTGTCAAGACCTTGTCCGCGCGGCCACGGGATTTTGCAGCGGCCTGTCGCGCACCCGAGGCCAGTGCGGGGCCGTATCCGGCGCGCTCCTGGGCATGGGCCTGTACGCCGGGCGCGAAAAGGCGGGCGGGGACCACGAGGCATGCTACGCCCTGATCCAGGAATTTCTCTCCCGGTTCGACGACCGGTTCGGGTCCATCAACTGTTATGAGTTGATTCAGTGCGACTTCGCCGACCCGGAGGACCAGGAGCGCTACCGGCGGGAGAATCTGCGCCGCGAATGCTACCGCATGGCCGTGTTCGCAGCCGAGACCGCCCTTTCCATTCTCCGGGAACACGGCTACCTTGCGGACGAGGACGAATTCGTCAAATCCAGGCTTGCCCCATGA
- a CDS encoding methyltransferase, which yields MSGVDSRSILERRAYFPRGLVQPQGGYRFSLDSLLLASFVNVARGQTGLDLGCGCGVVGLALLLRQPGLALTGVELNPRAVASATENAINLHFTDKFTVTPGDVADWRPEQVVDFVVANPPYRKLGKGRPSADEERKNARFEGAGTFAAFARCAATALKTRGRFAFVHLPERLPELLADLAGVGLTPKRMRLVHGKADQEARMVLVETVKAAAQGLRVEPPLILHEGDGPNTRVSGQALEFCPFLDCNPKEGE from the coding sequence ATGAGCGGCGTGGACAGTCGGTCGATCCTCGAACGGCGCGCCTATTTTCCGCGCGGACTGGTCCAGCCCCAAGGGGGGTACCGGTTCTCCCTGGACTCCCTGCTCCTGGCCTCCTTCGTCAACGTCGCCCGCGGCCAGACAGGTCTGGACCTGGGGTGCGGCTGCGGCGTGGTGGGCCTTGCCCTGCTCCTTCGTCAGCCTGGGCTGGCCCTCACCGGGGTAGAGCTGAACCCCCGCGCCGTGGCGTCTGCCACGGAAAACGCGATCAATCTGCACTTTACCGACAAGTTTACGGTAACTCCTGGCGATGTGGCGGACTGGCGGCCGGAACAGGTCGTGGATTTCGTGGTGGCCAACCCGCCCTATCGCAAGCTCGGCAAGGGCAGGCCGAGCGCGGACGAGGAGCGCAAAAACGCCCGTTTCGAAGGGGCCGGGACCTTTGCCGCATTCGCCCGATGCGCGGCCACGGCCCTGAAGACGCGCGGACGATTCGCATTCGTGCATCTGCCCGAGCGGCTGCCGGAACTCCTGGCCGATCTGGCCGGGGTCGGCCTGACCCCCAAACGCATGCGCCTGGTCCACGGCAAAGCGGACCAGGAAGCGCGCATGGTCCTCGTGGAAACGGTCAAGGCGGCCGCGCAGGGGCTCCGCGTGGAACCGCCGCTGATCCTGCACGAGGGCGACGGGCCAAACACCCGCGTCAGCGGACAGGCCCTGGAATTTTGTCCGTTTTTGGACTGCAACCCCAAGGAGGGGGAATAA
- the murJ gene encoding murein biosynthesis integral membrane protein MurJ, with product MVDQVGDHGRRIARNAAVVAGATLVSRILGFVRDIIVAFTLGAGLFADAFFVAFRIPNLLRRLFGEGSLTMAFIPIYSRLMEEEGEEAAQAMARSAAIWLAVVLVGITVVVELLARPLTMAIAPGFLDNHAQFAVTVDLVRICFPYVVLICGVALCMGILNSRNHFLTPALAPVALNLSLIGAALFGWFAGFNVAYCMAYGVLVGGAAQWLLQQPSLRRTGFSWRGPWSWGNRGVARMGMLMLPTVFGAAVYQLNILLGTLLASFLPVGSVSYLYYADRLVQFPLGVFGIAISTAALPSLSRLAAKGEMEEYDEALSASLGLTLFISLPAAAGLIGLSSPVIALLFERGAFTPAAVTATANALVAYAAGLPFIALSRPLVAGFYALEDTRTPVKIAIACLAVNVGLGVLLMQSLAHVGLALAVSASSLLNFGLLFALLTRKRGSSPMPLGAALRILPLSALIGAGAYLTAGWNPWWVALIPVWVAVYMFLSLALGLKEARLFADMFRSWLRRKRMGAK from the coding sequence ATGGTGGATCAAGTGGGCGATCACGGCAGACGCATAGCCCGGAACGCGGCGGTGGTGGCGGGAGCCACCCTGGTCTCGCGCATCTTGGGGTTCGTCAGGGACATCATCGTGGCCTTCACCCTGGGCGCGGGGTTGTTCGCCGACGCCTTTTTCGTGGCCTTCCGCATTCCCAACCTGCTGCGGCGGCTGTTCGGCGAAGGTTCCCTGACCATGGCCTTCATCCCCATCTATTCCCGGCTCATGGAGGAGGAGGGGGAAGAGGCGGCCCAGGCCATGGCGCGGTCCGCCGCGATCTGGCTGGCCGTGGTGCTGGTCGGGATCACCGTGGTCGTGGAGCTGCTGGCCCGGCCGCTGACCATGGCCATCGCCCCGGGCTTCCTGGACAACCACGCGCAGTTCGCGGTCACCGTGGATCTGGTGCGCATCTGCTTCCCTTATGTGGTGCTCATCTGCGGCGTGGCCCTGTGCATGGGCATCCTCAACTCGCGCAATCATTTCCTGACTCCGGCCCTGGCCCCAGTGGCCCTGAACCTGTCGCTCATCGGGGCGGCCCTGTTCGGCTGGTTCGCCGGATTCAACGTGGCCTACTGCATGGCCTACGGGGTGCTCGTTGGCGGCGCGGCCCAGTGGCTGCTGCAACAGCCGTCTCTTCGGCGCACCGGATTTTCCTGGCGCGGACCGTGGTCCTGGGGCAACCGGGGCGTGGCCCGCATGGGCATGCTCATGCTGCCCACGGTTTTCGGAGCGGCCGTGTATCAATTGAACATCCTGCTCGGCACCCTGCTGGCCTCGTTCCTGCCGGTGGGGTCCGTGTCCTACCTCTACTACGCGGACCGGCTGGTCCAGTTCCCGCTGGGGGTGTTCGGCATCGCCATCAGCACGGCGGCCCTGCCCTCCCTGTCCAGGCTGGCGGCCAAGGGAGAGATGGAGGAATACGACGAAGCGCTGTCCGCCTCGCTGGGGTTGACGCTGTTCATCAGCCTGCCTGCGGCCGCCGGGCTCATCGGCTTGAGCTCCCCGGTCATCGCCCTGCTTTTCGAGCGCGGGGCGTTCACGCCCGCGGCGGTGACGGCCACGGCCAACGCCCTGGTAGCCTATGCGGCCGGACTGCCGTTCATCGCCCTGTCGCGGCCCCTGGTGGCGGGGTTCTACGCCCTGGAGGACACGCGCACCCCGGTCAAGATCGCGATCGCCTGCCTGGCGGTCAACGTCGGATTGGGCGTGCTGCTCATGCAATCCCTGGCCCATGTGGGACTGGCCCTGGCCGTAAGCGCATCCTCCCTGCTTAATTTCGGGCTGCTCTTTGCGCTCCTGACCCGCAAACGTGGCTCGTCGCCCATGCCCCTGGGGGCCGCCCTGCGCATCCTGCCACTCTCCGCCCTCATCGGCGCGGGGGCGTACCTGACTGCGGGCTGGAATCCGTGGTGGGTGGCGCTCATCCCGGTCTGGGTGGCCGTGTACATGTTCCTGTCCCTGGCCCTCGGCCTGAAGGAAGCCCGCCTGTTCGCGGACATGTTCCGCTCTTGGCTGCGGCGCAAACGCATGGGGGCCAAATGA
- a CDS encoding AAA family ATPase: MITKIVIDNFMAHEHTELELGPGVTILTGANNTGKSAVVEALRCLATNPVRSPNPALYIRHGAKEARVEVEVDDGTRVAWVRTKRWAKYELWAPGAEEPEEYHKLQGRVPEDVAKALRLDQVELETRKDSVDVHLGNQRDPVFLLNQPDSVMAEFFAASTESAHLLAMQNALKMRVRDAKREERDLTDRIGRTADDLDRLAPLPDIARRMDEAEELERHAVRLERETPALEAALAEFGNLAGALARERAVGEALQGVQPPPPVRDVDRLKRHITSMDAVNADLARAERTAGPLAGLQVPPAAVDTGPLRRLIHDLDATRTALRKDADQRTVLAGLADPPALADTARLTAMVDELLVLRARSGRLARLETALGSIAEPSRPHPLGDLTAMVTEFAGLTTQISSRQAELDGLEADLQSVVVALEERIRALGCCPVCGGDLTADSFLDHGCRHGA; the protein is encoded by the coding sequence ATGATTACTAAAATAGTTATCGATAACTTCATGGCCCACGAGCATACCGAGCTTGAGCTCGGGCCCGGCGTGACCATCCTGACCGGCGCGAACAACACCGGCAAGTCCGCCGTGGTCGAGGCGTTGCGCTGCCTGGCCACCAACCCGGTGCGCAGCCCCAACCCGGCCTTGTACATCCGTCACGGGGCCAAGGAGGCGCGCGTGGAGGTGGAGGTGGATGACGGCACGCGCGTGGCCTGGGTGCGCACCAAGCGATGGGCCAAATATGAACTGTGGGCGCCCGGGGCCGAAGAACCCGAGGAGTACCACAAACTCCAGGGGCGCGTGCCCGAGGATGTGGCCAAAGCCTTGCGTCTGGACCAGGTGGAGCTCGAAACCCGCAAGGACTCCGTGGATGTGCATCTCGGCAACCAGCGTGACCCGGTATTTCTCCTCAACCAGCCCGATTCGGTCATGGCCGAGTTCTTTGCCGCCTCCACCGAGTCCGCCCATCTGCTGGCCATGCAAAACGCCCTCAAGATGCGCGTACGCGACGCAAAGCGCGAAGAGCGCGACCTGACCGACCGGATCGGCCGCACGGCCGACGACCTCGACCGCCTGGCTCCGTTGCCGGACATCGCCCGGCGCATGGACGAAGCCGAAGAGCTGGAACGCCATGCCGTCCGCCTGGAACGCGAAACCCCGGCCCTGGAAGCGGCCCTGGCCGAGTTCGGCAACCTGGCCGGAGCCCTGGCCCGCGAACGGGCCGTTGGCGAAGCGCTCCAAGGGGTCCAGCCCCCGCCGCCGGTCCGGGACGTGGACCGCCTGAAACGGCACATTACCTCCATGGATGCGGTGAACGCCGACCTCGCCCGGGCCGAACGCACCGCCGGTCCCCTGGCCGGACTCCAGGTGCCGCCCGCCGCCGTGGACACCGGCCCGCTGCGCCGCCTCATCCACGACCTCGACGCCACCCGCACGGCCCTGCGCAAGGACGCCGACCAACGGACGGTCCTGGCCGGGCTAGCCGATCCCCCTGCATTGGCGGACACCGCCCGCCTGACCGCCATGGTGGACGAACTGCTGGTCCTGCGCGCCCGATCCGGACGGCTCGCCCGTCTGGAAACGGCCTTGGGGTCGATTGCGGAACCGTCCCGGCCGCACCCCCTGGGGGATCTCACTGCAATGGTCACTGAGTTTGCCGGATTAACAACACAAATCTCCAGCCGTCAGGCCGAGCTGGATGGATTGGAAGCGGATTTGCAGTCCGTTGTGGTCGCCTTGGAGGAGCGCATCCGCGCCCTCGGCTGCTGCCCGGTCTGCGGCGGCGACCTGACCGCCGATTCATTCCTGGACCACGGGTGTCGCCATGGCGCTTGA